A window of the Acidovorax sp. YS12 genome harbors these coding sequences:
- a CDS encoding NYN domain-containing protein encodes MNNSPTTETRVAVLVDCDNVSPEILEHALRMVAQFGRVVLRRGYGNQATLANRWQDALVRLAFTPCLQYQYAAGKNTADIALALDALEALFDARADTFCLVTSDSDFAYLCRKLRERGATVCIVGEPKTPDALRNASDQFFEWVRPAPPVEQVLDSAQKPAAKPEPPHADQAKQEPPKLVVKRRPRFLVEAVALLASDTSEGKVGLGALGQYLKRTDPAFSPQTYGHSGLLNMVKTYDLLAPQQEPGGHWSVSLQPKTESAPEA; translated from the coding sequence ATGAATAACAGCCCCACCACAGAGACCCGCGTTGCGGTGCTGGTCGACTGCGACAACGTCTCGCCTGAAATCCTTGAACATGCGCTGCGCATGGTTGCCCAGTTTGGTCGTGTCGTGCTGCGTCGCGGCTATGGCAACCAGGCCACGCTGGCCAATAGATGGCAGGATGCCTTGGTGCGCCTGGCATTTACGCCTTGCCTGCAATACCAGTATGCGGCTGGCAAGAACACCGCTGACATCGCGCTGGCGCTGGACGCGTTGGAAGCGCTTTTCGATGCAAGGGCAGACACCTTCTGCCTGGTCACCAGCGATTCCGATTTCGCCTACCTGTGCCGCAAGCTGCGAGAGCGTGGAGCGACGGTGTGCATCGTCGGTGAGCCCAAGACGCCCGATGCGTTGCGCAACGCCAGCGACCAGTTCTTCGAATGGGTCCGTCCCGCGCCGCCGGTCGAGCAGGTCCTCGACTCTGCTCAAAAGCCCGCGGCGAAACCGGAGCCTCCACACGCCGATCAGGCCAAGCAGGAGCCTCCCAAGCTTGTGGTCAAGCGCAGGCCACGCTTTCTTGTGGAAGCCGTGGCGCTTCTTGCCAGCGATACATCGGAGGGCAAGGTGGGCCTTGGCGCCCTCGGCCAATACCTCAAGCGTACCGATCCGGCCTTCTCTCCACAGACTTACGGGCACTCCGGGTTGTTGAACATGGTGAAGACGTACGACCTGCTGGCGCCGCAGCAGGAGCCGGGAGGGCATTGGTCGGTGAGCCTGCAGCCCAAGACGGAGAGTGCCCCGGAGGCGTAG
- a CDS encoding chromosome partitioning protein ParB, which yields MTIPQPAAKLHRAPIGRRPGADPASTWVRQADAPEIPAKASIYTARLTIDVTPTLRGRIKVVAFRRCITAADMLRELLEREYPEDGA from the coding sequence ATGACCATCCCCCAGCCAGCGGCGAAGCTGCACCGGGCGCCGATCGGACGCAGGCCCGGTGCGGATCCTGCATCAACCTGGGTGCGGCAGGCGGATGCTCCCGAGATCCCCGCCAAGGCCTCCATCTACACCGCGCGGCTCACCATCGATGTGACGCCGACGCTGCGCGGGCGCATCAAGGTTGTGGCGTTCCGGCGCTGCATCACAGCCGCGGACATGCTGCGCGAGCTGCTGGAGCGCGAGTATCCGGAGGACGGGGCATGA
- a CDS encoding thioesterase, producing MNHQGVSEIFFEESYTVPADQTAKSLFARLPHGSGYAERLIECLATGYLVAVIESICIREMQQHVDAAEVVVGRTIRIDHRGPIPPGSSLRLRGWLERMGERSATFRVQACDTSEVVCEAAVTLVAVQRTAIETRIAAKVEALQRGHRPVGMAR from the coding sequence ATGAACCACCAAGGCGTCAGCGAGATATTCTTTGAAGAGTCCTATACCGTACCGGCGGACCAGACGGCGAAGTCGCTGTTTGCACGGCTGCCTCACGGCAGCGGGTATGCAGAGCGGCTGATTGAATGCCTTGCCACAGGCTACCTGGTGGCGGTGATCGAATCCATCTGCATCCGGGAGATGCAGCAGCACGTCGATGCGGCTGAAGTAGTGGTGGGCCGAACGATCCGCATCGACCACCGAGGCCCGATCCCGCCGGGGTCTTCTCTGCGGCTGCGCGGATGGCTTGAACGGATGGGGGAGCGGAGCGCGACGTTCCGTGTGCAGGCCTGCGACACGAGCGAAGTCGTGTGCGAGGCCGCTGTCACGCTGGTGGCGGTGCAGCGGACTGCCATCGAGACGCGCATCGCGGCCAAGGTCGAGGCGTTGCAGCGTGGACATCGGCCGGTGGGAATGGCGCGATAG
- a CDS encoding helix-turn-helix domain-containing protein, which yields MAVGSSFPSRTAVAAAPQPATAAVPAAPANPEFLTTEEAGAFLRLSPRTLEKQRVLGGGPRFRKFGARVVYAATDLRAWADGRAYGMTSDPGYVQRDSVR from the coding sequence ATGGCCGTTGGCAGTTCTTTCCCGTCCCGCACAGCCGTAGCGGCTGCGCCGCAGCCCGCTACCGCGGCTGTCCCTGCAGCTCCTGCAAACCCTGAGTTCCTGACCACCGAAGAAGCGGGCGCCTTCCTGCGGCTTTCGCCGCGCACCTTGGAGAAGCAGCGCGTTCTGGGTGGAGGCCCGCGCTTCCGCAAGTTCGGCGCACGCGTGGTCTACGCGGCCACTGACCTGCGCGCCTGGGCCGATGGCCGTGCCTACGGCATGACCTCGGACCCCGGCTACGTGCAGCGCGACTCCGTTCGTTGA
- a CDS encoding helix-turn-helix transcriptional regulator: MAKPSPSFAKDPILIAIGDAIRRTRATRNISQEALADLAGIDRSYMGGIERGEHNVAVINLSKIADALEVRPSTLLATAGI, from the coding sequence GTGGCCAAACCGTCTCCGTCTTTCGCAAAGGACCCGATCCTCATCGCAATAGGCGATGCGATCAGACGTACGCGTGCCACCCGCAATATTTCTCAGGAAGCCTTGGCTGACCTCGCGGGCATTGACAGGTCCTACATGGGTGGGATCGAGAGAGGTGAGCACAACGTGGCAGTGATCAACCTGAGCAAGATCGCCGATGCTCTTGAGGTTCGCCCATCCACGCTTCTTGCCACTGCGGGCATTTAG
- a CDS encoding DUF2840 domain-containing protein, with product MMAPGSHLASAIRQAPLQAMVPQRPTRMRVSLAFVEDRVNVWLRFGQPTVEIVLDRWRRVAMFVPGTVCCRVKWIGNISGNALWQLLVMQAPTPFEDAQRVAGVLPGARVLLRADGEVQVKAVLVVIDAIEALRIDPCTVAASYWRKVGHRLGAGLPLPVYTAERHVSHLAVGGGE from the coding sequence ATGATGGCGCCGGGATCCCATCTGGCGTCAGCCATTCGGCAGGCTCCGCTGCAGGCGATGGTGCCGCAGCGCCCCACCCGCATGCGCGTTTCTCTCGCATTCGTCGAGGATCGGGTGAACGTCTGGCTGCGGTTTGGCCAGCCGACGGTGGAGATCGTGCTGGACCGTTGGCGGCGCGTTGCGATGTTCGTGCCTGGCACCGTCTGCTGCCGCGTGAAGTGGATCGGCAATATCTCTGGTAATGCGCTCTGGCAGCTTCTGGTGATGCAGGCGCCGACACCCTTTGAGGACGCGCAGCGCGTGGCGGGTGTGCTGCCGGGTGCGCGCGTTCTGCTGCGTGCTGATGGCGAAGTGCAGGTCAAGGCGGTGCTGGTGGTGATCGATGCCATCGAGGCGCTGCGTATCGATCCCTGCACTGTGGCTGCTAGCTACTGGCGCAAGGTGGGCCATCGGCTTGGTGCAGGCTTGCCGCTGCCGGTCTACACCGCCGAGCGGCACGTCTCCCACCTGGCGGTAGGAGGTGGGGAATGA
- a CDS encoding replication initiator protein A, whose product MSKRPNEREQLSLFRALPGSDMALRDAQDLMAYPFFSLAKSPRIVPIRFEAGGISLTVEGVPEHGIATIWDADVLIWAASQIIQAKKEGIAPSRLMVATPYEILRFAQRGTGRSDYLALRAALDRLQSTTVATTLRQRERPNGAMRVHRFSWINEWKEYVQPGGRSDGIELILADWFFTGVMDEGLVLTLDPTYFRLSGGIERWLYRLVRKHGGRQQAGWRFDMRHLHLKSGSLQRPSDFAIQVRHLARRQALPGYWLSIERSGGIEWLVFLPDPDNRPRSHLSTDSVEEPVDGLGTGSVDRPHGPRGITRRSIGGSPAPIARKTTPSNGFGTP is encoded by the coding sequence ATGTCGAAGCGCCCGAACGAACGCGAGCAGCTGTCGCTGTTCCGCGCGCTGCCGGGCAGCGATATGGCGCTGCGCGACGCGCAGGACCTGATGGCCTATCCGTTCTTCTCGCTTGCCAAGTCGCCGCGCATTGTGCCGATCCGATTTGAAGCGGGGGGTATTTCTCTCACGGTGGAGGGGGTGCCCGAGCACGGCATCGCCACCATCTGGGACGCCGATGTGCTGATCTGGGCCGCGAGCCAGATCATTCAGGCCAAGAAGGAAGGCATTGCGCCTTCGCGCCTGATGGTGGCCACGCCCTACGAGATCCTGCGTTTTGCACAGAGAGGTACGGGCCGCAGCGACTACCTGGCGCTGCGCGCTGCACTGGACCGGTTGCAGTCCACCACCGTCGCCACGACGCTGCGCCAGCGCGAGCGCCCGAATGGCGCCATGCGCGTGCACCGCTTCTCCTGGATCAACGAGTGGAAGGAGTATGTCCAGCCCGGGGGGCGTTCCGACGGCATCGAACTCATTCTGGCCGACTGGTTCTTTACCGGCGTGATGGACGAGGGGCTGGTGCTCACGCTCGATCCGACGTATTTCCGGCTTTCCGGGGGCATTGAGCGCTGGCTGTACCGGCTGGTGCGAAAGCACGGTGGCCGGCAACAGGCGGGCTGGCGCTTCGACATGCGCCACCTGCACCTGAAGTCGGGAAGCCTGCAGCGCCCCTCCGACTTTGCCATCCAGGTACGCCACCTGGCACGGCGCCAGGCGCTGCCGGGTTATTGGCTGTCCATTGAACGCAGTGGCGGCATCGAGTGGCTGGTTTTCCTGCCCGATCCGGACAACCGGCCCCGGAGCCACTTGTCCACAGATTCTGTTGAAGAACCTGTGGATGGTTTGGGGACGGGCTCGGTGGATCGCCCGCACGGCCCTCGGGGGATCACCCGCAGAAGTATCGGTGGATCGCCCGCACCGATCGCCCGCAAAACCACGCCCAGCAACGGTTTTGGCACTCCCTAA
- a CDS encoding DUF2285 domain-containing protein, with translation MRAVHALGTVTRRFDLWRIPGRKRLVMDGHDLTITADLSALRMRLSLSGTLEDGGAYVGVVPLTPGLRRQLDGYREQAQVLEGHAPEIPPVRSATRAALLHLRALQALDASQAGASHRDIAQALFGLEAVVLRWSEDGELRAQVRHLLSRGGALMHGGYLSLAGVLDPAAKPPGDEPVR, from the coding sequence GTGCGTGCCGTGCATGCGCTCGGTACGGTAACCCGCCGGTTCGATCTGTGGCGCATCCCCGGCCGCAAGCGCCTGGTGATGGACGGGCACGACCTGACGATCACCGCAGATCTCAGCGCGCTGCGTATGCGCTTGTCGCTCTCAGGCACTCTGGAGGATGGTGGTGCCTATGTGGGCGTCGTGCCGCTGACTCCGGGGCTTCGCCGTCAGCTCGACGGGTACCGCGAACAGGCACAGGTCCTGGAAGGCCATGCGCCTGAGATCCCGCCCGTGCGGTCGGCCACCCGTGCCGCTTTGCTGCACCTGCGCGCCCTGCAGGCGCTCGATGCTTCGCAAGCGGGCGCCTCCCACCGGGACATCGCCCAGGCCCTGTTCGGCCTTGAAGCCGTCGTTCTGCGCTGGAGCGAGGATGGCGAACTCCGCGCGCAGGTGCGTCACCTGCTGAGCCGGGGTGGGGCACTCATGCATGGCGGGTACCTGTCCCTGGCGGGTGTGCTGGATCCCGCTGCAAAGCCCCCCGGAGACGAACCGGTGCGCTGA
- a CDS encoding DUF2958 domain-containing protein: MTFLTYEQQSLMQANDAARARGEALDPLPVVKLYTLDAGAVWLLTELDADGDRAFGLCDAGTGSPELGHVSLSALEGVRGPRGMRIVADPHFKPRQTLSGYLADAQRDGSIND, translated from the coding sequence ATGACATTTCTTACATACGAGCAGCAAAGCTTGATGCAGGCCAATGACGCAGCGCGTGCGCGCGGTGAGGCATTGGATCCTCTGCCGGTCGTCAAGCTCTACACGCTGGATGCTGGGGCCGTGTGGCTGCTGACGGAGCTGGATGCCGATGGAGACCGAGCGTTCGGGCTTTGCGATGCTGGCACTGGGAGTCCCGAGCTGGGGCATGTCAGCCTCTCCGCCCTTGAGGGTGTCCGGGGTCCACGAGGCATGCGCATCGTGGCGGATCCGCATTTCAAGCCGCGCCAGACGCTCTCAGGCTACCTGGCCGACGCGCAGCGCGACGGCTCGATCAACGATTGA
- a CDS encoding DUF736 domain-containing protein — protein sequence MANIGTFTTQNGSYTGTVRTLTLNVKIRLVPSDKASENAPDYRVVAGNGLEIGAAWKKLSKAERPYLSVTLDDPSFPATLYARLVEGEDGGHNLIWSRSKGD from the coding sequence ATGGCCAACATCGGCACCTTCACCACACAGAACGGCAGCTACACCGGCACGGTTCGCACCCTGACGCTCAACGTCAAGATCCGGCTTGTGCCCAGCGACAAGGCAAGCGAGAACGCTCCGGACTACCGCGTCGTCGCCGGCAACGGGCTGGAGATCGGCGCAGCGTGGAAGAAACTCAGCAAGGCGGAGCGCCCCTACCTGTCAGTGACCCTGGATGACCCGTCATTCCCAGCCACTCTCTATGCCCGCCTGGTCGAAGGCGAGGACGGCGGGCACAACCTGATCTGGTCGCGCAGCAAGGGCGACTGA
- a CDS encoding DUF2958 domain-containing protein, whose product MTKLITDEQRTHLLANGRQSLEQENFDPAPVVKLFTPDAGATWLLTEMDPDDHDHAFGLCDLGLGYPELGWVSLAELATVRGRLGLPVERDLHFTAQKRLSAYAREARLAGRIVA is encoded by the coding sequence ATGACGAAGCTCATCACGGACGAACAACGCACACATCTGCTGGCCAACGGCCGGCAGTCTCTCGAACAAGAAAACTTCGACCCCGCTCCGGTGGTCAAGCTGTTCACCCCGGATGCTGGGGCGACCTGGCTGTTGACCGAGATGGATCCGGACGATCACGACCATGCCTTTGGGCTGTGCGACCTGGGTCTGGGCTATCCCGAGTTGGGCTGGGTCAGCCTGGCAGAACTTGCGACTGTGCGCGGCCGGCTGGGACTTCCAGTGGAACGCGACCTGCACTTCACTGCGCAGAAGCGGCTGAGTGCCTACGCGCGTGAGGCGCGTCTTGCGGGGCGGATTGTGGCGTAG
- a CDS encoding ParB/RepB/Spo0J family partition protein, which produces MNTATFQETHAIATGSTAITMAASQELLLIPLSKLRPSSRNVRKSGGTSIPELASSILRVGLLQNLTVVAAPDGEHYDVVAGRRRLAALKLLVKRRKLAKDHEVYCLLVQDDAARTVSLTENVQREAMSPIEELFAWKDLVAEGRPVEDIAADFGVTPLVVQRRLKLANVSPRLLVDFQTQAVTLEQLMALAITDDHAAQEAAFYDSLQWQRSPEALRDHLTSEEIDASRDAVAHFVGLEAYEQAGGGVRRDLFADDHNGIFLTDGALLDSLARDKLAPLAERVRAEGWVWVDAAPRATASDLYQFQRARSTRREPTKTEAKRIAKLEDQQAKLQEQLDDENEDMTDEQAQALHDAMDVLGNELEAVERQLVEYPAAVVALAGAIVSVDSMGGVVVHRGLLREEQAKALRDQARQEEGGAGGNSDADTDEPVKSGISEKLAKRLSAHRTAALQAEVARHPHVALVALVHRLALRVIVESYGVGDSALNISATPQDGLGLHAPDMADAPAAVGMRKVREAWAHRLPNDSDALFAELLAFPQQELLSLLAVCVASTVGALASQEGEIPAAALAQAVNLDMHDWWTPTAAGYFEHVSKAKALEAVQVFAPDQVNRLGKLKKGEIASEAERLAEGTGWLPVMFRGQESAVEVETEAGREVGGDADGSVDTSGSADSEVHEDAHAVA; this is translated from the coding sequence ATGAACACCGCTACCTTTCAGGAAACCCATGCCATCGCCACGGGCAGCACCGCCATCACCATGGCGGCTTCGCAGGAACTGCTGCTGATCCCACTGTCCAAGCTGCGGCCCTCCAGCCGCAACGTGCGCAAGAGCGGCGGCACGTCGATTCCCGAACTCGCATCAAGCATCCTGCGTGTGGGCCTGCTGCAAAACCTCACCGTGGTGGCCGCGCCAGATGGCGAGCATTACGATGTGGTGGCCGGGCGCCGTCGTCTGGCTGCGCTCAAACTGCTGGTCAAGCGCCGCAAGCTGGCGAAGGACCATGAGGTTTATTGCCTGCTGGTGCAGGATGATGCGGCCCGCACCGTCAGCTTGACCGAAAACGTCCAGCGCGAGGCCATGTCGCCCATCGAAGAACTGTTCGCCTGGAAAGACCTTGTGGCCGAAGGCAGGCCCGTGGAGGACATCGCCGCCGATTTCGGTGTGACGCCGTTGGTAGTGCAGAGGCGCCTGAAGCTTGCCAACGTCTCGCCCCGGCTGCTGGTGGATTTCCAAACGCAGGCCGTGACGCTGGAGCAGTTGATGGCGCTGGCCATCACCGACGACCATGCGGCGCAGGAAGCAGCGTTTTACGATTCGCTGCAGTGGCAGCGCAGCCCCGAAGCGCTGCGCGATCACCTGACCAGCGAGGAGATTGACGCCAGCCGCGATGCGGTGGCGCACTTTGTCGGGCTGGAGGCGTACGAACAGGCAGGCGGCGGCGTCCGGCGCGATCTGTTCGCGGATGATCACAACGGCATCTTCCTGACCGATGGTGCACTGCTGGACTCCTTGGCGCGGGACAAGCTTGCCCCGCTGGCTGAACGGGTGCGCGCCGAAGGCTGGGTCTGGGTGGATGCGGCGCCGCGAGCCACCGCATCCGACCTCTACCAGTTCCAGCGGGCGCGGAGCACACGCCGGGAACCCACCAAGACCGAGGCCAAGCGCATCGCCAAGCTGGAAGACCAGCAGGCGAAGCTGCAGGAGCAACTGGACGACGAGAATGAGGACATGACCGACGAGCAGGCGCAGGCGCTGCACGACGCCATGGACGTACTTGGCAATGAACTGGAGGCCGTGGAACGCCAACTGGTCGAATACCCGGCTGCCGTGGTGGCGCTGGCCGGTGCCATCGTGTCGGTCGATTCCATGGGCGGGGTGGTGGTGCATCGTGGCCTGCTGCGGGAGGAACAGGCCAAGGCCCTGCGGGATCAGGCGCGGCAGGAGGAGGGCGGGGCGGGCGGCAACTCGGATGCCGACACCGACGAGCCAGTCAAGTCCGGAATCTCGGAGAAACTGGCCAAGCGCCTGAGCGCGCACCGCACGGCAGCGCTGCAGGCCGAGGTGGCGCGGCATCCCCACGTTGCACTGGTGGCCCTGGTGCATCGCCTTGCACTTCGGGTAATCGTGGAGAGCTATGGGGTGGGAGACTCGGCACTCAACATTTCTGCGACACCCCAGGATGGGCTTGGATTGCATGCGCCGGACATGGCCGATGCCCCCGCAGCCGTGGGCATGCGCAAGGTGCGGGAGGCGTGGGCCCACCGCCTGCCCAACGACTCGGACGCGCTGTTCGCAGAACTGCTTGCCTTCCCGCAGCAAGAGCTGCTGTCACTGCTGGCGGTGTGTGTGGCTTCCACGGTTGGTGCGCTGGCTTCACAGGAGGGAGAAATCCCTGCTGCTGCGCTGGCGCAGGCCGTGAACCTCGACATGCACGACTGGTGGACCCCGACCGCTGCAGGCTACTTCGAGCATGTCTCGAAAGCCAAGGCACTTGAAGCGGTGCAGGTGTTTGCGCCCGATCAGGTGAACCGGCTGGGCAAGCTCAAGAAGGGCGAGATTGCGAGCGAGGCCGAACGGCTGGCTGAGGGGACAGGGTGGTTGCCGGTGATGTTCAGGGGGCAGGAATCGGCTGTCGAAGTCGAAACAGAAGCGGGGCGCGAGGTCGGGGGTGATGCCGATGGCAGCGTCGATACCAGTGGCAGCGCTGATTCGGAGGTCCACGAAGACGCACACGCTGTGGCGTGA
- a CDS encoding DUF945 domain-containing protein, with protein sequence MQLASRFAPQSPVLRSEHPLSDDQIRAVAPSIFAQAPHGSRSERYSYIPTATVLQELRGEGFQPFMVCQTRVRQEGRRDFTKHMVRLRHASQINGREANEIILLNSHDGTSSYQMLAGMFRFVCQNGLVCGDTVADVRVPHKGDVAGQVIEGAYEVLNGFGQAQQSRESMQAITLDAGESEVFARAALTLKYDDPAKPAPITETQILMPRRTDDDRRDLWSVFNRTQENLIKGGLRARAANGRRQSTRPVQGIDQNLRLNRALWLLADGMRQLKA encoded by the coding sequence ATGCAACTCGCATCCCGTTTCGCACCGCAATCACCGGTGCTGCGTTCCGAGCATCCCTTGTCGGACGACCAGATCAGGGCCGTGGCCCCGTCCATCTTCGCGCAGGCCCCGCACGGCAGCCGCTCCGAACGCTACAGCTACATCCCCACGGCCACAGTGCTGCAGGAACTGAGAGGGGAGGGCTTCCAACCCTTCATGGTCTGCCAGACCCGTGTGCGCCAGGAGGGGCGGCGCGACTTCACCAAGCACATGGTCCGGCTGCGCCACGCCAGCCAGATCAATGGCCGCGAAGCCAACGAAATCATCCTGCTCAACTCGCATGACGGGACCAGCAGCTACCAGATGCTGGCGGGCATGTTCCGCTTCGTCTGCCAGAACGGGCTGGTGTGCGGCGACACCGTGGCCGATGTGCGCGTGCCCCACAAGGGCGATGTGGCAGGGCAGGTCATCGAGGGCGCGTATGAAGTCCTGAATGGCTTCGGTCAGGCGCAGCAGTCCCGCGAATCCATGCAGGCGATCACCCTGGACGCCGGGGAGTCGGAGGTGTTTGCCCGCGCAGCCCTGACCCTCAAGTACGACGACCCGGCCAAGCCTGCGCCCATCACGGAAACGCAAATCCTGATGCCCCGCCGCACGGACGACGACCGCCGCGACCTGTGGAGCGTGTTCAACCGCACCCAAGAAAACCTCATCAAGGGCGGCCTGCGCGCCCGCGCCGCCAACGGACGCCGCCAGAGCACCCGGCCCGTGCAGGGTATCGATCAGAACCTGCGCCTGAACCGCGCCCTGTGGCTGCTGGCTGATGGCATGCGCCAGCTCAAGGCCTGA
- a CDS encoding AAA family ATPase, whose product MLNQKGGAGKTTLATHLAGELALQGNRVTLLDADPQGSALDWAQRRLQSGQERLYGVFGLARDSLHQEAPQIALQADFVVIDGPPRVAALARSALLAADLVLIPVQPSAYDVWASHEMVQLIAEARVFRPQLRAAFVINRRVVGTVIGREARAALADQPFTALETEVSQRIVFADSVAAGQLACEVAPHCAAAREIVALAQAVQEVLR is encoded by the coding sequence CTGCTCAACCAGAAGGGTGGGGCAGGGAAGACCACGCTTGCCACGCACCTGGCGGGCGAGTTGGCCCTGCAAGGCAACCGCGTCACGCTGCTCGATGCCGACCCGCAGGGGTCAGCCCTCGACTGGGCGCAACGGCGGCTCCAGAGCGGCCAGGAGCGGCTGTACGGGGTGTTCGGGCTGGCGCGGGACTCCTTGCACCAGGAAGCCCCGCAAATCGCCCTGCAGGCTGATTTTGTGGTCATTGACGGACCGCCAAGGGTCGCAGCGCTTGCGCGCTCCGCGCTGCTGGCTGCCGACCTGGTGCTGATACCCGTGCAGCCGAGCGCCTACGACGTGTGGGCGAGTCATGAGATGGTGCAGCTCATCGCGGAGGCTCGGGTGTTCCGGCCGCAGCTGCGCGCGGCCTTTGTGATCAACCGGCGCGTGGTGGGGACGGTGATCGGGCGCGAAGCGCGTGCAGCGCTCGCGGACCAACCGTTCACCGCGTTGGAGACCGAGGTCTCGCAGCGCATCGTGTTTGCTGACAGCGTGGCTGCAGGGCAGCTGGCATGTGAAGTGGCGCCGCATTGCGCGGCCGCGCGTGAGATTGTGGCGCTCGCGCAGGCCGTGCAGGAGGTGCTGCGATGA
- a CDS encoding S26 family signal peptidase: MLLAGMATAVALVVGPMLVPMAHRLVYNPSASVAPGWYRIERMGRADSLHVGSTVLVRLPADVAALAAQRGYLPIGVPILKRVGALAPQSVCVREQTVRIDGAAVTGVRLQDGMVRPLQAWGQCRALVRGEVFLLSDTHPASFDSRYFGPIQVSAVLGIAHPVWTWSAP; encoded by the coding sequence ATGCTGCTGGCCGGCATGGCGACCGCCGTGGCCCTCGTGGTCGGGCCGATGCTGGTGCCGATGGCGCATCGGCTCGTCTACAACCCGAGCGCCAGCGTGGCGCCCGGCTGGTACCGCATTGAGCGCATGGGGCGCGCGGACTCCTTGCATGTGGGCAGCACCGTGCTGGTCCGGCTTCCCGCCGATGTGGCCGCGCTGGCGGCACAGCGCGGCTACCTGCCCATCGGGGTGCCGATCCTCAAGCGTGTCGGCGCGTTGGCGCCGCAATCGGTGTGCGTGCGCGAGCAGACGGTGCGCATCGACGGTGCCGCGGTGACGGGCGTGCGGCTGCAGGATGGCATGGTCCGCCCGCTGCAAGCCTGGGGACAGTGCAGGGCTCTTGTGCGGGGGGAGGTTTTCCTGTTGAGCGATACCCATCCGGCGTCGTTCGACAGCCGGTACTTTGGGCCAATCCAGGTGTCGGCCGTACTCGGCATTGCGCACCCGGTATGGACCTGGAGTGCACCATGA